A genomic window from Cupriavidus metallidurans CH34 includes:
- a CDS encoding ABC transporter ATP-binding protein: MTQTILKISGLKVAYGGIQAVKGVDLDIKDGELVTLIGANGAGKTTTMKAITGLQGWAGGDVEYMGKSIKGVPSYALLKQGLAMVPEGRGVFARMTITENLQMGAYTRNDEAGIKADIDRMFETFPRLKERANQLAGTMSGGEQQMLAMARALMSQPKLLLLDEPSMGLSPIMVEKIFEVVRTVSSQGVTVLLVEQNARLALQAAHRGYVMESGLITMSGDAKQMLDDPKVRAAYLGE; encoded by the coding sequence ATGACACAGACGATCCTGAAGATCTCGGGCCTGAAGGTGGCCTACGGCGGCATCCAGGCCGTCAAGGGCGTGGACCTGGATATTAAAGACGGCGAACTCGTGACGCTGATCGGCGCCAACGGCGCCGGCAAGACCACCACCATGAAGGCCATCACCGGCCTGCAGGGCTGGGCCGGCGGCGACGTGGAGTACATGGGCAAGTCGATCAAGGGCGTGCCCAGCTATGCGCTGCTCAAGCAAGGGCTGGCGATGGTGCCGGAAGGCCGCGGCGTGTTCGCGCGCATGACGATCACCGAGAACCTGCAGATGGGTGCGTACACGCGCAACGACGAGGCCGGCATCAAGGCCGACATCGACCGTATGTTCGAAACGTTCCCGCGCCTGAAGGAGCGTGCCAACCAGCTTGCCGGCACGATGTCTGGCGGCGAGCAGCAGATGCTGGCCATGGCCCGCGCGCTGATGAGCCAGCCGAAGCTGTTGTTGCTGGATGAGCCGTCGATGGGTCTCTCGCCGATCATGGTCGAGAAGATCTTTGAGGTGGTACGCACGGTGTCGTCGCAGGGCGTGACCGTTCTGCTGGTCGAGCAGAACGCGCGCCTGGCGCTGCAGGCGGCCCATCGCGGCTACGTAATGGAGTCTGGACTGATCACGATGAGCGGCGACGCAAAGCAGATGCTCGACGATCCGAAGGTGCGGGCCGCGTATCTGGGGGAGTAA
- a CDS encoding ABC transporter ATP-binding protein, with protein MSNSDFLLSVQGVNKRFGGLQALSDVGLQINPGEIYGLIGPNGAGKTTFFNVITGLYTPDSGEFVLGGKPYQPTAVHEVAKAGIARTFQNIRLFGDMTALENVMVGRHVRTKAGLFGAIFRPPAVRQEEEAVEDMAHDLLEYVGIGKYANFTSRNLSYGHQRRLEIARALATEPKLLALDEPAAGMNATEKVELRGLLEKIKNDGKTILLIEHDVKLVMGLCNRLTVLDYGKVIAQGLPHEVQNNPAVIEAYLGAAAH; from the coding sequence ATGAGCAATTCCGATTTCCTCCTGTCCGTACAGGGGGTCAACAAACGTTTTGGCGGCCTGCAGGCACTGTCCGATGTGGGCCTGCAAATCAATCCGGGTGAGATCTATGGGCTTATCGGCCCGAACGGCGCCGGCAAGACCACGTTCTTCAATGTGATCACGGGCCTGTATACGCCGGACTCCGGCGAGTTCGTGCTGGGCGGCAAGCCGTATCAGCCGACTGCCGTGCACGAAGTGGCCAAGGCTGGCATCGCGCGCACGTTCCAGAACATCCGCCTGTTCGGCGACATGACCGCGCTGGAAAACGTGATGGTGGGCCGGCACGTGCGCACCAAGGCAGGCCTGTTCGGCGCCATCTTCCGTCCGCCTGCAGTGCGTCAGGAAGAAGAGGCCGTTGAAGACATGGCCCACGATCTGCTCGAGTACGTTGGCATCGGCAAGTACGCCAACTTCACGTCGCGCAACCTGTCGTACGGCCACCAGCGTCGTCTGGAGATCGCCCGCGCGCTGGCCACCGAGCCAAAGCTTCTGGCGCTGGATGAACCCGCCGCCGGCATGAACGCCACCGAGAAGGTGGAGTTGCGTGGCTTGCTGGAGAAGATCAAGAACGATGGCAAGACCATCCTGTTGATCGAACACGACGTCAAGCTTGTGATGGGCTTGTGCAACCGCCTCACCGTGCTGGACTACGGCAAGGTCATCGCGCAGGGCCTGCCGCACGAAGTGCAGAACAATCCTGCCGTGATCGAGGCTTACCTCGGCGCAGCGGCGCACTAA
- a CDS encoding ABC transporter permease subunit encodes MNTPIPSTAVAAPSRVPAKTLAALVGFLVVALCAPFFVQTFGGNYWVRVLDFALLYIMLALGLNIVVGFAGLLDLGYIAFYAVGAYMMALLGSPHLSNQFEWIHQLFPNGLHLSMWFVLPIAVVVAATFGVLLGAPTLKLRGDYLAIVTLGFGEIVRIFMNNLDRPVNITNGPKGITAVDPVHIFGFDFSKSHEIFGLKFTPVFMYYYLLVALVIVIVFICLRLQNSRIGRAFVAIREDEIAAKAMGINTRNIKLLAFAMGASFGGASGATFGAFQGFVSPESFTLWESIYVLAIVVLGGMGHIPGVILGGILLVGFQELLRAVAEPIQTGIFGQVIVDAEVLRQLLFGLALVGVMLYRPAGLWPSPRKEDRPVVRRAGSVGRF; translated from the coding sequence ATGAATACTCCGATTCCATCCACGGCCGTGGCGGCGCCGTCGCGCGTGCCGGCCAAGACGCTGGCCGCGCTGGTCGGCTTCCTGGTGGTCGCGCTCTGCGCGCCGTTCTTCGTCCAGACCTTTGGCGGCAATTACTGGGTGCGCGTGCTCGACTTCGCGCTGCTCTACATCATGCTGGCGCTGGGCCTGAACATCGTGGTCGGCTTTGCCGGTCTGCTTGATCTGGGCTACATCGCGTTCTACGCGGTAGGCGCCTACATGATGGCGTTGCTCGGCTCGCCTCACCTGTCCAATCAGTTCGAGTGGATCCACCAGTTGTTCCCTAACGGACTGCACCTGTCGATGTGGTTCGTCCTGCCAATCGCGGTGGTGGTGGCGGCCACGTTCGGCGTGCTGCTGGGTGCGCCAACGCTGAAGCTACGCGGGGATTACCTGGCCATCGTGACACTGGGCTTCGGCGAGATCGTCCGCATCTTCATGAACAACCTGGACCGTCCGGTGAACATCACCAACGGCCCCAAGGGCATCACGGCAGTGGACCCGGTCCACATCTTCGGTTTCGACTTCTCGAAGTCGCACGAGATCTTCGGGCTCAAGTTCACACCGGTGTTCATGTACTACTACCTGCTGGTGGCGCTGGTCATTGTCATCGTGTTTATCTGCCTGCGATTGCAGAACTCGCGTATCGGCCGTGCCTTCGTGGCCATCCGCGAAGACGAAATCGCCGCCAAGGCGATGGGTATCAACACGCGCAACATCAAGCTGCTGGCCTTTGCCATGGGTGCCTCGTTTGGCGGTGCATCGGGTGCGACTTTCGGCGCATTCCAGGGCTTCGTCTCGCCGGAATCGTTCACGTTGTGGGAATCGATCTACGTCCTGGCGATTGTGGTGCTGGGCGGCATGGGCCACATCCCGGGCGTGATCCTGGGCGGCATCCTTCTGGTGGGCTTCCAGGAGCTGTTGCGTGCCGTGGCGGAACCGATCCAGACCGGCATCTTCGGCCAGGTCATTGTCGATGCCGAAGTGCTGCGCCAGTTGTTGTTCGGTCTGGCCCTGGTGGGCGTGATGCTGTATCGCCCGGCCGGCCTGTGGCCATCGCCACGCAAGGAAGACCGCCCAGTTGTGCGTCGTGCCGGCAGTGTCGGTCGTTTCTGA
- a CDS encoding branched-chain amino acid ABC transporter permease, translating into MDIFIQQIVNGLVLGSIYALIALGYTMVYGILGIINFAHGDVLMIGALTALSAIMGLQKFAPGLPEWLTLVIATLIAMPVCAVLAYTIERVAYRPLRNAPRLAPLITAIGVSIILQTMGMLIWSRNPLTFPQLLPSSPIDIGSTGATITGKEIVIIGLAVMVMAGLLALVNRTKLGRAMRATAENQKVAGLMGVNPNFVISATFMIGAALAALAGVMMATNYGNAHFYMGFIPGLKAFTAAVLGGIGNLAGAMVGGMLLGLIEALGAGYIGDLTNGVFGSNYQDVFAFIVLIIVLVFRPSGIMGERVADRA; encoded by the coding sequence ATGGATATCTTTATCCAGCAGATCGTGAACGGTCTTGTGCTCGGCAGCATCTACGCGCTGATCGCACTGGGCTACACCATGGTCTACGGCATTCTGGGCATCATCAACTTCGCGCACGGCGATGTGCTGATGATTGGCGCGCTGACCGCTTTGTCGGCAATCATGGGGCTGCAAAAGTTCGCCCCCGGCCTGCCCGAATGGCTGACGCTGGTGATCGCCACGCTGATCGCCATGCCCGTCTGTGCAGTTCTGGCCTATACCATCGAACGCGTGGCCTACCGGCCGTTGCGCAACGCGCCACGATTGGCCCCGCTTATTACCGCGATCGGCGTCTCGATCATTCTCCAGACCATGGGGATGCTGATCTGGTCGCGTAACCCGCTGACGTTCCCGCAACTGCTGCCGTCGAGCCCGATCGACATCGGCTCCACCGGCGCCACGATCACCGGCAAGGAAATCGTCATCATCGGCCTGGCCGTGATGGTGATGGCGGGCCTGCTGGCCCTGGTGAACCGTACCAAGCTCGGCCGCGCCATGCGCGCCACCGCCGAGAACCAGAAGGTGGCGGGCCTGATGGGCGTCAACCCCAACTTCGTGATTTCCGCCACGTTCATGATCGGTGCGGCGCTTGCGGCGCTGGCCGGCGTCATGATGGCCACCAACTACGGCAATGCCCATTTCTACATGGGCTTCATCCCGGGCCTGAAGGCGTTCACCGCCGCGGTGCTCGGCGGCATCGGCAACCTGGCTGGCGCAATGGTCGGGGGCATGCTGCTGGGCCTGATCGAAGCGCTTGGCGCGGGCTACATCGGCGACCTGACCAACGGTGTGTTCGGCTCGAACTACCAGGACGTTTTCGCCTTCATCGTGCTGATCATCGTGCTCGTGTTCCGTCCGTCCGGCATCATGGGCGAACGTGTGGCTGACCGCGCCTGA
- a CDS encoding branched-chain amino acid ABC transporter substrate-binding protein has protein sequence MQFTFAKILPIAAAVALVAACGKKEEKPVESAAPAPAATAAADTSGGETIVKIGHAAPLTGGIAHLGKDNENGARLAVEEVNKDGLTINGKKIKLELVGEDDAADPKTGTAVAQKLVDAKVVAVVGHLNSGVSIPASKIYSDAGIVQISPSSTNPDYTKQGFKTTYRVVATDAQQGPALANYAAKTLHAKTVAIVDDATAYGKGLADEFEKTSKADGVNVVAREATNDKATDFKAILTKIKGKKPDVIMYGGMDATGGPFAKQAKELGITAKIVGGDGVCTDKVAELAGDAVDNLICSEAGLALSKMEKGADFEKRYQARFNSPVQIYAPFTYDAVMVIVDAMKRANSTDAAAILAEMPKTNYKGVIGNIAFDEKGDMKEGTITLYDYKDKKKSVLDVVKM, from the coding sequence ATGCAATTCACGTTTGCCAAGATTCTGCCGATCGCGGCCGCTGTGGCGCTGGTCGCTGCATGTGGCAAGAAAGAAGAAAAGCCGGTTGAATCGGCCGCACCGGCACCCGCTGCCACGGCGGCAGCCGACACGAGTGGCGGCGAGACCATCGTCAAGATCGGTCACGCGGCGCCCCTGACCGGCGGCATTGCCCACCTTGGCAAGGACAACGAGAACGGCGCCCGCCTGGCCGTGGAAGAGGTCAACAAGGATGGCCTGACCATCAACGGCAAGAAGATCAAGCTGGAACTGGTTGGCGAAGACGACGCGGCCGATCCGAAGACCGGTACCGCCGTGGCCCAGAAGCTGGTGGACGCCAAGGTCGTGGCCGTGGTGGGCCACCTGAACTCGGGCGTGTCGATCCCGGCTTCGAAGATCTACAGCGATGCCGGCATCGTCCAGATCTCGCCGTCGTCGACCAACCCCGACTACACCAAGCAGGGCTTCAAGACCACCTATCGCGTGGTGGCGACGGATGCCCAGCAAGGTCCGGCACTGGCCAACTACGCTGCCAAGACCCTGCACGCCAAGACCGTGGCCATCGTTGACGATGCCACCGCCTACGGCAAGGGCCTGGCCGATGAGTTCGAGAAGACCTCGAAGGCCGATGGTGTGAACGTGGTGGCACGTGAAGCCACCAACGACAAGGCCACCGACTTCAAGGCCATTCTGACCAAGATCAAGGGCAAGAAGCCCGACGTGATCATGTACGGTGGCATGGACGCCACCGGCGGTCCGTTCGCCAAGCAGGCCAAGGAACTGGGCATCACGGCGAAGATCGTTGGCGGCGATGGTGTTTGTACCGACAAGGTGGCCGAACTGGCTGGCGATGCGGTGGACAACCTCATCTGCTCGGAAGCCGGTCTGGCACTGTCCAAGATGGAGAAGGGCGCCGACTTCGAGAAGCGCTACCAGGCACGTTTCAACTCGCCGGTGCAGATCTACGCGCCGTTCACCTATGACGCCGTCATGGTGATCGTCGACGCGATGAAGCGCGCCAATTCGACCGACGCGGCGGCCATCCTGGCCGAGATGCCGAAGACGAACTACAAGGGCGTGATCGGCAACATCGCCTTCGACGAGAAGGGCGATATGAAGGAGGGCACCATCACCCTGTACGACTACAAGGACAAGAAGAAGTCCGTCCTCGACGTCGTGAAGATGTAA
- the ispH gene encoding 4-hydroxy-3-methylbut-2-enyl diphosphate reductase, giving the protein MSAVVTERSMTETTVPADAEILMAQPRGFCAGVDRAIEIVERALSRFGAPIYVRHEIVHNAYVVADLRKKGAIFVDELDEVPQGSTVIFSAHGVSKEVRADATARGLTVFDATCPLVTKVHVEVGKMRGEGCEIIMIGHRGHPEVEGTMGQSEHGMLLVESVDDVNRLVVADPQQLAYVTQTTLSVDETAEIVAALKVRFPQIREPKKQDICYATQNRQDAVKFMVPQVEVVIVVGSPNSSNSNRLRELADRLGVPAYMVDDPEQLKPEWVTGKRRIGLTAGASAPEALAQAIVERLRTFGVKSVRALEGVEENMSFPLPRGLASVSVQS; this is encoded by the coding sequence ATGTCTGCCGTTGTAACGGAACGCAGCATGACCGAAACCACTGTCCCTGCCGATGCCGAGATCCTGATGGCGCAGCCGCGCGGCTTCTGCGCGGGCGTCGATCGTGCGATCGAAATCGTCGAACGCGCGCTGTCGCGGTTCGGCGCTCCTATCTATGTGCGCCACGAGATCGTCCACAACGCCTACGTGGTGGCCGACCTGCGCAAGAAAGGCGCGATCTTCGTCGACGAGCTCGACGAAGTGCCGCAGGGCTCGACGGTTATCTTCAGCGCCCATGGCGTATCGAAGGAAGTGCGCGCCGACGCCACAGCGCGAGGTCTGACCGTTTTCGATGCCACCTGCCCGCTGGTGACCAAGGTGCACGTGGAAGTCGGCAAGATGCGCGGCGAGGGTTGCGAGATCATCATGATCGGCCACCGGGGCCACCCCGAAGTGGAAGGCACGATGGGCCAATCCGAACACGGGATGCTGCTGGTGGAATCGGTGGACGACGTGAATCGTCTGGTCGTTGCCGATCCGCAACAACTGGCCTACGTCACGCAGACCACGCTGTCGGTGGACGAAACCGCCGAGATCGTGGCCGCGCTCAAGGTCCGCTTCCCGCAGATCCGCGAGCCGAAGAAGCAGGACATCTGCTACGCGACGCAGAACCGCCAGGACGCCGTGAAGTTCATGGTGCCGCAGGTGGAAGTGGTGATCGTGGTGGGCAGCCCGAACAGCTCGAACTCGAACCGCCTGCGCGAACTGGCCGACCGTCTGGGCGTGCCGGCGTACATGGTGGACGATCCGGAACAGCTCAAGCCGGAATGGGTGACTGGCAAGCGCCGCATTGGCCTGACAGCCGGCGCCTCGGCGCCCGAGGCGCTCGCCCAGGCAATCGTCGAGCGTCTGCGGACCTTCGGCGTCAAGAGCGTGCGTGCGCTCGAGGGCGTGGAAGAGAACATGTCGTTCCCGCTGCCGCGCGGCCTGGCCAGCGTGTCGGTCCAGTCCTGA
- a CDS encoding FKBP-type peptidyl-prolyl cis-trans isomerase: MTLQSTAAQAERDAAPARKTVQADSFLTLHYSIALENGTEVVSTFEEKPATLLLGQGQLVPTLEQALLGMAEGERTLYRLAPEQAFGPRNPELLQWVSLATLRENSSFEEDYAPGDLVEFNAPGGGKYAGVLKEYGETAALFDFNHPLAGQAILFDVQLIGIL; the protein is encoded by the coding sequence ATGACTTTGCAATCTACTGCGGCCCAGGCCGAACGTGACGCCGCGCCTGCGCGCAAGACCGTCCAGGCAGACTCCTTCCTGACGCTTCATTACAGCATTGCCCTCGAGAACGGCACCGAAGTGGTGAGCACGTTCGAGGAAAAGCCCGCCACGCTGCTGCTTGGCCAGGGTCAACTCGTTCCGACGCTGGAACAGGCGCTGCTGGGGATGGCCGAAGGCGAGCGCACCCTCTATCGCCTGGCCCCCGAACAGGCGTTCGGCCCGCGTAATCCCGAACTGCTGCAATGGGTCTCGCTGGCCACGCTGCGCGAGAACAGCTCGTTCGAGGAAGACTACGCGCCGGGCGACCTTGTCGAATTCAACGCGCCTGGCGGCGGCAAGTACGCCGGCGTGCTCAAGGAGTACGGCGAGACCGCCGCGCTTTTCGATTTCAACCACCCGCTGGCCGGACAGGCAATTCTGTTCGACGTCCAGCTGATCGGAATTCTCTGA
- the rpmB gene encoding 50S ribosomal protein L28 — MARVCQVTGKAPMVGNNVSHANNKTKRRFLPNLQNRRFFVESENRWVSLRVSNAGLRLIDKKGIDAVLADLRARGEV; from the coding sequence ATGGCACGCGTCTGTCAAGTGACCGGGAAAGCGCCGATGGTCGGCAACAACGTTTCCCACGCAAACAACAAGACCAAGCGCCGTTTTCTGCCCAACCTGCAGAACCGCCGCTTCTTCGTTGAATCGGAAAACCGCTGGGTGAGCCTGCGCGTCTCGAACGCCGGTCTGCGCCTGATCGACAAGAAAGGCATCGACGCCGTGCTCGCAGACCTGCGCGCACGCGGCGAAGTCTAA
- the rpmG gene encoding 50S ribosomal protein L33: MASKGGRDKIKLESTAGTGHFYTTTKNKRTMPEKMEISKFDPVARKHVPYKETKIK, from the coding sequence ATGGCCAGCAAAGGCGGACGCGACAAGATCAAGCTGGAATCGACCGCAGGTACCGGTCATTTCTACACGACCACCAAGAACAAGCGCACCATGCCGGAAAAGATGGAGATCTCGAAGTTCGATCCCGTCGCCCGTAAGCATGTGCCTTACAAGGAAACCAAGATCAAGTAA
- the nadB gene encoding L-aspartate oxidase, whose protein sequence is MNYDVAIVGSGLAGLTVALQLADTHRVVILSKRAMTTGASDWAQGGIAAVLDSGDSHDEHTQDTLVAGAGLCDEDATRFIVEHGREAIQWLIDRGVPFTRDEQAELGFHLTREGGHSRRRIIHVADATGHAVVTTLAEQARQHPNITILEDQFAVDLITSAKLGLPGNRCYGLYVLDAETGEVRTLTATHTVLAAGGAGKVYLYTTNPDTATGDGIAMAWRAGCRVSNMEFIQFHPTCLYHPYAKSFLISEAVRGEGGLLRLPDGTRFMPEHDARAELAPRDVVARAIDFEMKKRGLDCVYLDITHQPVSFLKEHFPTIYARCLELGIDIAREPIPVVPAAHYTCGGVVTDTAGRTDLGNLYAVGETGCTGLHGANRLASNSLLECMVIGRAAAADIASQGKADAPDITLPAWDESRVSDADEEVVVSHNWDELRRLMWNYVGIVRTDKRLERAQHRIGMLREEIAEYYANFRVTRDLLELRNLVEVASLIVDSAYSRHESRGLHYSRDYPETLPKALPTVLQPLTGRAASRRKV, encoded by the coding sequence ATGAACTACGACGTCGCGATCGTCGGCAGCGGGCTGGCCGGCCTTACCGTCGCTTTGCAGCTTGCCGATACCCACCGGGTTGTCATCCTCAGCAAACGCGCCATGACAACGGGGGCTAGCGATTGGGCCCAGGGCGGAATCGCCGCGGTGCTCGACTCGGGCGATAGTCACGACGAACACACGCAGGACACGCTGGTTGCAGGTGCAGGACTTTGCGACGAGGATGCGACGCGCTTCATCGTGGAGCATGGCCGCGAAGCGATCCAATGGCTGATCGACCGCGGGGTGCCGTTCACGCGCGACGAACAGGCCGAACTCGGCTTCCACCTCACCCGCGAAGGCGGGCATAGCCGTCGCCGCATCATCCACGTTGCCGACGCCACGGGCCATGCGGTGGTGACCACGCTGGCCGAGCAGGCCCGCCAGCATCCGAACATCACGATCCTCGAAGACCAGTTCGCAGTCGACCTGATCACGTCCGCCAAGCTCGGCTTGCCCGGCAACCGTTGCTATGGCCTGTACGTGCTCGATGCGGAAACGGGCGAAGTGCGCACGCTCACAGCCACGCATACGGTACTGGCCGCCGGCGGCGCGGGCAAGGTCTACCTCTATACGACCAACCCCGATACGGCTACGGGCGACGGCATCGCCATGGCCTGGCGCGCGGGCTGCCGGGTGTCGAACATGGAATTCATCCAGTTCCACCCGACCTGCCTCTATCACCCCTACGCGAAGTCGTTCCTGATCTCGGAAGCCGTGCGCGGCGAAGGCGGCCTGCTGAGGCTGCCGGATGGCACGCGCTTCATGCCCGAGCATGATGCCCGCGCCGAACTGGCGCCGCGTGACGTGGTAGCCCGCGCCATCGACTTCGAAATGAAGAAGCGCGGCCTGGATTGCGTGTATCTCGACATCACGCACCAGCCCGTGTCGTTCCTCAAGGAACACTTCCCGACGATCTACGCCCGCTGCCTGGAACTCGGCATCGATATCGCACGCGAGCCGATTCCCGTGGTGCCGGCCGCGCACTACACCTGTGGTGGCGTGGTCACCGATACGGCGGGCCGCACCGATCTCGGCAATCTCTACGCAGTTGGCGAGACGGGCTGCACGGGCCTGCACGGCGCCAACCGCCTGGCCTCGAACTCGCTGCTCGAATGCATGGTGATCGGCCGTGCCGCGGCTGCGGACATTGCCTCGCAAGGCAAGGCCGACGCGCCGGACATCACGCTGCCGGCCTGGGACGAGAGCCGCGTATCGGATGCCGACGAGGAAGTCGTCGTCTCGCACAACTGGGATGAGCTGCGCCGCCTGATGTGGAACTACGTCGGCATCGTGCGCACCGACAAGCGGCTGGAGCGCGCGCAGCACCGGATCGGCATGCTGCGCGAGGAGATTGCCGAGTACTACGCGAATTTCCGCGTTACTCGCGATCTGTTGGAATTGCGCAACCTGGTGGAAGTGGCGTCGCTGATCGTCGACAGCGCCTACTCGCGCCACGAAAGCCGTGGCCTGCACTACAGCCGTGACTATCCGGAAACGCTGCCGAAGGCGCTGCCTACCGTGCTGCAACCGCTGACGGGCCGCGCGGCAAGCCGCCGGAAGGTCTGA
- the nadC gene encoding carboxylating nicotinate-nucleotide diphosphorylase, which translates to MSVNSVFDSYGPALRVALAANVKAAIAEDVGAGDLTGLLVPADKPVHARVIVREAAVLCGRPWFDACMQAIDERLQVTWQKEEGARLAPDDVVCEITGPARALLTAERPSLNFLQLLSGVASATRRYADLIADTRARVLDTRKTLPGLRLAQKYAVRIGGGENQRLALYDGILIKENHIAAAGGIAAAMEAALALGTDASIQIEVESIAELEEALAAGATSVLIDNFSLEMMREAVAINRERALLEVSGGVNYETIRRFAETGVDRISVGALTKDVRATDYSLRIVG; encoded by the coding sequence ATGAGCGTGAATTCCGTATTCGATAGCTACGGCCCCGCGCTGCGTGTGGCGCTGGCCGCCAACGTCAAGGCGGCGATTGCCGAGGATGTGGGGGCTGGTGACCTGACCGGTCTGCTGGTGCCGGCCGACAAGCCCGTGCACGCCCGCGTGATTGTTCGCGAAGCTGCCGTGCTGTGCGGTCGCCCGTGGTTCGACGCCTGCATGCAAGCCATCGACGAGAGGCTGCAGGTGACGTGGCAGAAGGAAGAGGGCGCGCGCCTGGCGCCGGACGACGTGGTCTGCGAAATCACCGGGCCGGCACGCGCGTTGCTGACCGCCGAGCGGCCATCGCTGAATTTCCTGCAACTGCTCTCCGGCGTGGCGTCGGCCACTCGCCGTTACGCCGATCTGATCGCCGATACGCGCGCACGCGTGCTCGATACGCGCAAGACGCTGCCGGGTCTGCGGCTTGCGCAGAAGTATGCGGTGAGGATCGGAGGCGGAGAGAACCAGCGCCTGGCGCTATACGACGGCATCCTGATCAAGGAGAACCACATCGCGGCGGCCGGCGGTATCGCGGCGGCGATGGAAGCGGCGCTGGCGCTTGGCACCGATGCTTCGATCCAGATCGAGGTTGAATCGATCGCCGAGCTGGAAGAGGCGCTGGCGGCAGGCGCGACGTCCGTGCTGATCGACAACTTCTCGCTGGAAATGATGCGAGAGGCCGTGGCGATCAACCGTGAGCGTGCACTTCTCGAGGTGTCGGGCGGAGTGAACTACGAAACGATTCGCCGTTTCGCCGAAACCGGCGTCGACCGGATCTCGGTCGGCGCCCTCACCAAGGATGTGCGCGCGACCGATTACTCGCTGCGCATCGTCGGCTGA
- the nadA gene encoding quinolinate synthase NadA, whose product MTPQTIKSVEFEKPNLTDPDAAAGGSCVAHAWAKVPPALTPDERQALKSRIRKLLKERNAVLVAHYYVDADLQDLAEETGGCVSDSLEMARFGRDHDAKTLVVAGVRFMGETAKILSPEKTILMPDLDATCSLDLGCPADDFSAFCDAHPDRTVVVYANTSAAVKARADWMVTSSIGLKIVEHLHARGEKILWAPDKHLGSYIQQQTGADMLLWQGSCLVHDEFKGIELDLLRREHPKAKILVHPESPANVVAQADVVGSTSQLIAAAQQLDANEFIVATDNGILHKMRMAAPGKMFIEAPTAGNSATCKSCAHCPWMAMNALTNLAEVLETGRNEIHVDADIGRRAVTCINRMLDFAAQQKANVRPAADLAKESALFSGVGPA is encoded by the coding sequence ATGACCCCACAAACGATCAAGAGCGTCGAGTTCGAGAAGCCGAACCTGACGGACCCTGACGCGGCCGCCGGTGGTAGCTGCGTCGCGCACGCCTGGGCCAAGGTGCCCCCGGCGCTGACACCCGATGAGCGCCAGGCGCTCAAGTCCCGCATTCGCAAGTTGCTGAAAGAGCGCAATGCGGTGCTGGTAGCGCATTACTACGTCGATGCCGACCTGCAGGATCTTGCCGAGGAAACCGGCGGCTGCGTGTCCGATTCGCTGGAAATGGCCCGCTTCGGGCGCGATCACGATGCCAAGACGCTCGTGGTGGCCGGTGTACGATTCATGGGCGAGACCGCCAAGATCCTGAGCCCCGAGAAGACCATCCTGATGCCGGATCTGGACGCCACCTGCTCGCTGGACCTGGGCTGCCCGGCCGACGATTTCTCGGCATTCTGCGATGCGCACCCGGATCGCACCGTGGTGGTCTATGCCAACACCAGCGCGGCGGTGAAGGCGCGCGCCGACTGGATGGTGACGTCGAGCATCGGCCTGAAGATCGTCGAGCATCTGCACGCGCGCGGCGAGAAGATCCTGTGGGCGCCGGACAAGCATCTGGGCAGCTACATCCAGCAGCAGACCGGCGCCGACATGCTGTTGTGGCAGGGCTCGTGCCTGGTGCACGACGAGTTCAAGGGTATCGAACTCGATCTGCTGCGCCGCGAGCATCCGAAGGCCAAGATCCTGGTCCACCCGGAGTCGCCGGCCAACGTGGTTGCGCAGGCTGACGTGGTTGGCTCGACCAGCCAGCTGATCGCCGCGGCCCAGCAGTTGGACGCCAACGAGTTCATCGTTGCCACCGATAACGGCATCCTGCACAAGATGCGTATGGCCGCGCCGGGCAAGATGTTCATCGAGGCCCCGACCGCCGGCAACAGCGCCACCTGCAAGAGCTGCGCGCATTGCCCGTGGATGGCCATGAATGCGCTGACCAATCTGGCCGAAGTCCTCGAGACCGGCCGCAACGAAATTCACGTCGACGCCGACATCGGACGACGCGCCGTAACGTGTATCAACCGGATGCTCGATTTCGCCGCGCAGCAGAAAGCCAATGTTCGCCCCGCAGCCGATCTCGCCAAGGAATCGGCACTGTTCAGCGGAGTTGGCCCGGCATGA